A window of the Phoenix dactylifera cultivar Barhee BC4 unplaced genomic scaffold, palm_55x_up_171113_PBpolish2nd_filt_p 000076F, whole genome shotgun sequence genome harbors these coding sequences:
- the LOC103695853 gene encoding F-box protein At3g58530 isoform X2 encodes MSQAGERLISALSLARYRQIKKINLEFARDIEDEHLILLRSKGIESLQGLENLNLNGCQKISDRGIEAITSVCPKLRAFSVYWNVRITDLSIKHIAENCRHIIDLNLSGCKNISDKSMHLIAESYQELEELNITRCIKLTDGGLQQILLKCSSLQSLNLYALSSFTDKAYERIALLAHLRFLDLCGAQNLSDQGLSCIARCKDLVSLNLTWCVRVTDTGVMAIAQGCRSLEFLSLFGIVGVTDTSLQVLSEFCSNTLTTLDVNGCIGIKRRSRSGLLQLFPHLKCFKVHS; translated from the exons ATGAGTCAAGCAGGAGAGCGACTGATTTCTGCACTTTCACTG GCCAGATATCGACAAATTAAAAAGATAAACCTTGAATTTGCACGGGATATCGAAGATGAACATCTTATTCTCCTTAGAAGCAAG GGAATAGAGTCACTTCAAGGCTTGGAGAATCTAAATCTGAATGGCTGTCAGAAGATTTCAGATAGAGGAATTGAAGCTATAACGAGTGTTTGTCCAAAGCTGAGGGCTTTCTCTGTCTATTGGAATGTTAG GATAACCGACTTGAGCATAAAGCACATTGCCGAGAACTGCAGACATATAATTGATTTGAACTTGAGTGGTTGTAAG aacatttcagacAAAAGTATGCATCTTATAGCTGAAAGTTACCAAGAATTGGAGGAATTGAACATTACTAG GTGCATCAAATTAACAGATGGTGGATTACAACAGATACTTCTAAAATGTTCTTCACTCCAAAGTTTGAATCTATACGCCCTTTCAAG TTTTACTGATAAAGCTTATGAAAGGATAGCATTGTTAGCACATCTTAGATTCTTAGACCTTTGTGGTGCCCAG AATCTGTCTGATCAAGGCCTTTCATGTATAGCAAGGTGCAAGGATCTGGTTTCTTTGAACTTGACATG GTGTGTACGTGTTACTGACACAGGAGTAATGGCAATTGCTCAAGGTTGCAGGTCTCTTGAATTTCTCAG CTTGTTTGGAATAGTTGGGGTAACTGATACAAGTCTGCAGGTTCTGTCAGAGTTCTGCTCAAATacccttacaacccttgatgtAAATGGATGCATTGGCATTAAG AGAAGGAGCCGCAGTGGCTTGCTTCAATTATTTCCACACTTGAAGTGTTTCAAAGTGCACAGTTAA
- the LOC103695853 gene encoding F-box protein At3g58530 isoform X1 encodes MAEAEAATATATATAWSRETVPRVLEIVSTRLPQRDVYALLLVSPWCYRSLLSHPALWQVLDLHEMSQAGERLISALSLARYRQIKKINLEFARDIEDEHLILLRSKGIESLQGLENLNLNGCQKISDRGIEAITSVCPKLRAFSVYWNVRITDLSIKHIAENCRHIIDLNLSGCKNISDKSMHLIAESYQELEELNITRCIKLTDGGLQQILLKCSSLQSLNLYALSSFTDKAYERIALLAHLRFLDLCGAQNLSDQGLSCIARCKDLVSLNLTWCVRVTDTGVMAIAQGCRSLEFLSLFGIVGVTDTSLQVLSEFCSNTLTTLDVNGCIGIKRRSRSGLLQLFPHLKCFKVHS; translated from the exons atggcggaggcggaggcggcgacGGCGACGGCGACGGCGACGGCGTGGAGCAGGGAGACGGTCCCTCGCGTGCTTGAGATCGTGAGCACGAGGCTCCCCCAGCGAGACGTCTACGCGCTCTTGCTCGTCAGCCCCTGGTGCTACCGTTCCCTCCTCTCCCACCCTGCCCTCTGGCAG GTCCTTGATCTGCATGAGATGAGTCAAGCAGGAGAGCGACTGATTTCTGCACTTTCACTG GCCAGATATCGACAAATTAAAAAGATAAACCTTGAATTTGCACGGGATATCGAAGATGAACATCTTATTCTCCTTAGAAGCAAG GGAATAGAGTCACTTCAAGGCTTGGAGAATCTAAATCTGAATGGCTGTCAGAAGATTTCAGATAGAGGAATTGAAGCTATAACGAGTGTTTGTCCAAAGCTGAGGGCTTTCTCTGTCTATTGGAATGTTAG GATAACCGACTTGAGCATAAAGCACATTGCCGAGAACTGCAGACATATAATTGATTTGAACTTGAGTGGTTGTAAG aacatttcagacAAAAGTATGCATCTTATAGCTGAAAGTTACCAAGAATTGGAGGAATTGAACATTACTAG GTGCATCAAATTAACAGATGGTGGATTACAACAGATACTTCTAAAATGTTCTTCACTCCAAAGTTTGAATCTATACGCCCTTTCAAG TTTTACTGATAAAGCTTATGAAAGGATAGCATTGTTAGCACATCTTAGATTCTTAGACCTTTGTGGTGCCCAG AATCTGTCTGATCAAGGCCTTTCATGTATAGCAAGGTGCAAGGATCTGGTTTCTTTGAACTTGACATG GTGTGTACGTGTTACTGACACAGGAGTAATGGCAATTGCTCAAGGTTGCAGGTCTCTTGAATTTCTCAG CTTGTTTGGAATAGTTGGGGTAACTGATACAAGTCTGCAGGTTCTGTCAGAGTTCTGCTCAAATacccttacaacccttgatgtAAATGGATGCATTGGCATTAAG AGAAGGAGCCGCAGTGGCTTGCTTCAATTATTTCCACACTTGAAGTGTTTCAAAGTGCACAGTTAA